Proteins encoded by one window of Nocardia goodfellowii:
- a CDS encoding glycine betaine ABC transporter substrate-binding protein: MRSVRAGSIALLVITLLAGCGLVSSSGTFHDASLPGGDRPLAGAKLVVTSKSFTEGVLLGKITATYLAAAGAEVIDLTGAPGSASSRQAQLNGDADILWEYTGTGWVNYHNQTETIVDPHELWQRVHDIEQRENDLEWLPPANFNDTYAFAAAAATARRLGVRSLSDVAALPVADRTFCVDDEFFSRSDGFIPMLAKYDMPYNDPNGLPAANVTRMDAGVVYPATAKSAPCNFGMVYTTDGRVKNLDLTVLEDDKKFFLPYSGTAVVRDSIIQAYPQLRALLGTISERLTDELMQDLNGRVDIDGEDPSDVAYDWLRTENLVD, translated from the coding sequence ATGAGGTCGGTTCGGGCCGGATCGATTGCGCTGTTGGTCATTACGCTGCTCGCGGGATGCGGGCTGGTGAGTTCCTCGGGCACGTTCCACGATGCGAGCCTGCCGGGCGGGGACCGGCCGCTGGCGGGCGCGAAGCTCGTGGTGACCTCCAAGAGCTTCACCGAAGGCGTGCTGCTGGGCAAGATCACCGCGACCTATCTGGCCGCCGCCGGCGCCGAGGTGATCGACCTGACCGGGGCGCCCGGATCCGCCTCCTCGCGGCAGGCGCAGCTCAACGGTGACGCCGACATTCTCTGGGAGTACACCGGAACCGGCTGGGTCAACTACCACAACCAAACCGAGACGATCGTCGATCCGCACGAGCTGTGGCAGCGGGTCCACGACATCGAACAGCGCGAGAACGACCTGGAGTGGCTGCCCCCGGCGAACTTCAACGACACCTACGCCTTCGCCGCCGCGGCCGCGACGGCGCGCCGCCTCGGGGTGCGGTCGCTGTCGGATGTCGCCGCACTGCCCGTCGCCGACCGCACCTTCTGCGTCGACGACGAGTTCTTCAGCCGTTCCGACGGTTTCATTCCGATGCTGGCGAAATACGATATGCCCTACAACGATCCGAATGGCCTGCCCGCGGCGAACGTCACCCGGATGGATGCCGGAGTGGTGTACCCGGCGACGGCCAAGAGCGCACCCTGCAACTTCGGGATGGTCTACACCACCGACGGCCGGGTCAAGAACCTCGATCTGACGGTCCTGGAAGACGACAAGAAGTTCTTTCTGCCCTACAGCGGCACCGCCGTCGTCCGCGACTCGATCATCCAGGCGTATCCGCAGCTTCGCGCGCTGCTGGGCACCATCTCCGAACGCCTCACCGACGAGCTGATGCAGGACCTCAACGGCCGTGTCGACATCGACGGCGAAGACCCCTCCGACGTCGCCTACGACTGGCTCCGGACCGAAAACCTGGTCGACTAG
- a CDS encoding ABC transporter permease, producing the protein MNRSRRIPLDVWFEPIIILAIGVGYLLWYRSSTFTPTEQASLAWANLQTTILAHIKLTVVATLIVVVVAIPLGIALTRPALQRFETVAVNFANIGQAAPAVGLLVLFTFWLGTGFRTAVVGLVVYAILPILQNTIVGLRQVDQRTIEASRGIGFSAARTLFQVELPLAVPVILNGVRTALVILVGTATLSTFIGATSLGTLITTGVTLFLPKLLISGAILVGLLALVIDWLGRLVELAATPRGVS; encoded by the coding sequence ATGAATCGGTCGCGCCGCATACCGCTCGACGTCTGGTTCGAGCCGATCATCATTCTCGCCATCGGCGTCGGCTATCTGCTGTGGTATCGCTCCAGTACTTTCACGCCGACCGAGCAGGCATCGCTGGCCTGGGCCAACTTGCAGACCACCATCCTCGCGCACATCAAGCTGACCGTCGTGGCGACGCTGATCGTGGTAGTGGTCGCGATCCCGCTGGGCATCGCGCTGACCCGGCCCGCCTTGCAGCGGTTCGAGACGGTCGCGGTCAACTTCGCCAATATCGGCCAGGCCGCGCCTGCCGTCGGCCTGCTCGTGCTGTTCACCTTCTGGCTGGGCACCGGATTCCGGACCGCGGTGGTCGGTCTCGTGGTGTACGCGATTCTGCCGATTCTGCAGAACACCATCGTCGGGTTGCGGCAGGTGGATCAGCGCACGATCGAAGCGTCTCGCGGCATCGGGTTCTCGGCGGCGCGCACGCTGTTCCAGGTCGAGTTGCCGCTCGCGGTCCCGGTGATTCTCAACGGGGTGCGCACCGCGCTGGTGATCCTGGTCGGCACCGCGACACTGAGCACCTTCATCGGGGCGACGAGCCTCGGCACGCTGATCACTACCGGCGTCACGCTGTTCCTGCCCAAACTGCTCATCTCCGGCGCGATTCTGGTCGGTCTGCTGGCGCTGGTCATCGACTGGCTCGGCAGGTTGGTCGAACTGGCCGCGACCCCCCGAGGTGTGTCATGA